In a genomic window of Bradyrhizobium sp. LLZ17:
- the urtE gene encoding urea ABC transporter ATP-binding subunit UrtE, with protein MLEVKDINLFYGAAQALRGVSIAAEPGKVTCVLGRNGVGKTSLLRAMVGQYPISSGAIVFDGSDITFLKPYERARKGIGFVPQGREIFPLLTVEENLKTGFGPLKRQDKHIPDDVFSLFPVLQSMLGRRGGDLSGGQQQQLAIGRALVMRPKLLLLDEPTEGIQPSIIKDIGRAISYLRNLGNIAIVLVEQYLDFACELGDSFAVMDRGAVKFTCDRANLDASEISRQMAL; from the coding sequence ATGCTTGAGGTCAAGGACATCAACTTGTTCTACGGCGCGGCGCAGGCTTTGCGCGGCGTCTCGATCGCGGCCGAGCCCGGCAAGGTCACTTGCGTGCTCGGACGCAACGGCGTCGGCAAGACGTCGCTGCTCCGCGCCATGGTCGGGCAGTATCCGATCTCGTCGGGCGCGATCGTGTTCGACGGCAGCGACATCACCTTCCTCAAGCCCTATGAGCGGGCGCGCAAGGGCATCGGCTTCGTGCCGCAGGGCCGCGAGATTTTTCCGCTGCTCACGGTCGAGGAGAACCTCAAGACCGGATTCGGACCGCTCAAGCGTCAGGACAAGCACATTCCGGACGACGTGTTCTCGTTATTCCCGGTGCTGCAATCCATGCTCGGCCGGCGCGGCGGCGATCTCTCCGGCGGCCAGCAGCAGCAGCTCGCGATCGGACGCGCGCTGGTGATGCGGCCAAAATTGCTTCTGCTCGACGAGCCGACCGAAGGGATCCAGCCCTCGATCATCAAGGACATCGGACGCGCGATCTCTTACCTGCGCAATCTCGGCAACATCGCGATCGTGCTGGTGGAACAATATCTCGACTTTGCCTGCGAACTCGGCGACAGTTTCGCCGTGATGGACCGCGGCGCGGTGAAGTTCACCTGTGATCGTGCCAATCTCGACGCGAGCGAGATCAGCCGCCAGATGGCGCTGTAA